A single region of the Fenollaria sporofastidiosus genome encodes:
- a CDS encoding cyclodeaminase/cyclohydrolase family protein, with protein sequence MLIEKSLRDYLKEVRSDSPAPGGGSVAAYSSALGASLTNMVMALTESKKAFLELPEDEQKTMKDYSKKLVELCTELEDIVDTDSTAFNDVIKALKMPKETEEEKKIRSQMIQEGYKIALEIPFRCAELGLEAMKMQKIFAKNGNINAITDVGVGCLLLQTGVEGALLNVTINLKSLKDEAFRDATRDKVEHMLAESKQYKEETLAIVYERLTK encoded by the coding sequence ATGTTAATCGAAAAATCACTAAGAGACTACCTAAAAGAAGTTAGATCAGACTCACCAGCACCAGGCGGTGGCTCAGTTGCAGCCTACTCATCAGCCCTAGGTGCATCACTTACAAACATGGTCATGGCGCTTACAGAAAGCAAGAAAGCCTTCCTAGAATTGCCAGAAGACGAGCAAAAAACAATGAAAGACTACTCGAAAAAGTTAGTAGAGCTATGCACAGAACTTGAAGACATCGTCGACACAGACTCAACAGCTTTCAACGATGTAATCAAGGCACTTAAGATGCCAAAAGAAACAGAAGAAGAAAAAAAGATCAGATCACAAATGATACAAGAAGGCTACAAAATCGCGCTAGAAATACCATTCAGATGCGCAGAGCTAGGTCTAGAAGCTATGAAGATGCAAAAAATCTTCGCTAAAAACGGCAACATCAACGCCATCACAGACGTAGGAGTAGGATGCTTACTACTACAAACAGGCGTAGAAGGCGCACTACTAAACGTTACAATCAACCTAAAATCACTTAAAGACGAAGCCTTCAGAGATGCAACAAGAGATAAAGTTGAGCACATGCTAGCAGAGTCAAAACAATACAAAGAAGAAACACTTGCGATAGTATACGAAAGATTGACTAAGTGA